One segment of Nostoc flagelliforme CCNUN1 DNA contains the following:
- a CDS encoding (2Fe-2S) ferredoxin domain-containing protein, giving the protein MGASHSMEVSQFCLEGRFIDFVIKDGYKLKGLMLGTHEGESYIKLAKHLRAAFDLRLPPGTWLQVVGYKEYDIKKDKVTLKAERVMAARSEMATVQTIAAPQEPPSIDNAKVKPAKTKATILVCQKSDCMKRGGKAVCQALEAALSDRGLEDQVTIKGTGCMKNCKAGPNLVMPDKTRHSRIQATQVPALMDKHFGDKSLETQPANLKEAAIFNTKFC; this is encoded by the coding sequence ATGGGTGCATCTCACAGTATGGAAGTATCACAGTTTTGCCTTGAGGGCAGATTTATAGATTTTGTTATTAAAGATGGTTATAAGCTTAAAGGCTTAATGCTGGGGACTCATGAGGGTGAGTCTTATATTAAACTCGCTAAACATTTACGGGCTGCTTTTGACTTGCGCTTACCTCCAGGGACTTGGCTGCAAGTTGTTGGTTATAAAGAATACGATATAAAAAAAGACAAAGTTACACTGAAAGCTGAACGTGTGATGGCGGCGCGTTCTGAAATGGCGACAGTTCAAACCATCGCCGCACCACAAGAACCCCCATCTATTGATAATGCCAAGGTAAAACCAGCTAAAACTAAAGCCACGATTTTGGTCTGTCAAAAATCTGATTGCATGAAACGCGGTGGTAAAGCAGTTTGTCAGGCGTTGGAAGCTGCTTTAAGCGATCGCGGTTTAGAAGACCAAGTTACAATCAAGGGCACTGGTTGTATGAAGAATTGTAAAGCTGGGCCTAACCTAGTTATGCCAGATAAAACTCGCCATAGCCGAATTCAAGCTACACAAGTTCCGGCCTTGATGGATAAGCATTTTGGTGACAAGAGTTTAGAAACGCAACCTGCCAATTTAAAGGAAGCGGCGATATTTAATACTAAGTTTTGCTGA
- a CDS encoding Asr1405/Asl0597 family protein, translated as MKSFSSEIQSSHLVEVNWADRWQVYQRLKELDIPCSCQANQPLQVEISSPMTAVQLWSVIRRLTASRQDQIWTLEHCWKSRYQ; from the coding sequence TTGAAATCGTTTAGTTCAGAAATACAAAGCAGCCACCTTGTAGAGGTGAATTGGGCAGATCGCTGGCAAGTCTATCAACGCCTAAAGGAGTTAGATATTCCCTGTAGTTGTCAGGCTAACCAGCCATTGCAAGTTGAAATTAGCTCTCCTATGACAGCTGTTCAACTTTGGAGTGTGATACGGCGATTAACAGCCTCTCGCCAAGACCAGATTTGGACTCTTGAGCACTGCTGGAAAAGTCGCTATCAATAG
- a CDS encoding DNA starvation/stress protection protein DpsA, giving the protein MSETQTLLRNFGNVYDNPVLLDHSVTAPVTEGFNVVLASFQALYLQYQKHHFVVEGSEFYSLHEFFNESYNQVQDHVHEIGERLDGLGGVPVATFSKLAELTCFEQESEGVYSSRQMVENDLAAEQAIIGVIRRQAAQAESLGDRGTRYLYEKILLKTEERAYHLSHFLAKDSLTLGFVQAAQS; this is encoded by the coding sequence ATGTCTGAAACACAAACTTTGTTACGGAATTTTGGTAATGTATATGACAACCCTGTGTTGTTGGATCACAGCGTAACTGCTCCAGTGACAGAAGGATTCAACGTTGTATTAGCTAGTTTCCAGGCACTATACTTGCAGTACCAAAAGCATCATTTTGTAGTTGAAGGCTCAGAATTTTACTCTCTGCATGAGTTTTTTAACGAAAGCTACAACCAAGTACAAGACCACGTTCATGAAATTGGAGAACGTTTGGATGGACTGGGTGGTGTGCCAGTAGCGACCTTCAGCAAATTAGCAGAATTAACCTGTTTTGAGCAAGAATCTGAAGGCGTATATTCCTCTCGCCAAATGGTGGAAAATGACCTAGCTGCCGAACAAGCAATCATTGGCGTAATTCGTCGTCAAGCTGCTCAGGCAGAGAGTTTAGGCGATCGGGGTACACGCTATCTGTACGAAAAGATTTTGTTGAAAACTGAGGAACGTGCATATCATTTATCTCACTTCCTCGCTAAAGACAGCTTAACTTTAGGGTTTGTCCAAGCTGCTCAAAGCTAA